One genomic segment of Burkholderia pyrrocinia includes these proteins:
- a CDS encoding ABC transporter substrate-binding protein, translating to MFKHKAALTAIACALAFGASAAHAADKPLKSIGVTVGSLGNPYFVTIVKGAEARARQLNPNAKVTAVSADYDLNKQFTQIDNFISAHVDMILLNATDPKAIEPAVKKAQAAGITVVAVDVAAAGANATVQTNNVKAGELACDYIAKKLNGKGNVIIENGPQVSAVIDRVNGCKTVLAKNAGIKLLSSDQDGKGSREGGMNAMQGYLTRFPKLDAVFTINDPQAIGSDLAAKQLNRPGIVITSVDGAPDIEVALKSNTLVQASSSQDPWAMAQQAVNVGYGIMNGQKPANPMILIEPTLITRDNVKTYKGWSSPR from the coding sequence ATGTTCAAGCACAAAGCCGCCCTGACCGCCATCGCCTGCGCGCTCGCATTCGGCGCTTCCGCCGCGCACGCCGCCGACAAGCCGCTCAAATCGATCGGCGTCACGGTCGGGTCGCTCGGCAACCCGTACTTCGTCACGATCGTCAAGGGCGCCGAGGCGCGCGCCAGGCAGCTCAACCCGAACGCGAAGGTCACGGCCGTGTCGGCCGACTACGACCTGAACAAGCAGTTCACGCAGATCGACAACTTCATCTCCGCGCACGTCGACATGATCCTGCTCAACGCGACCGACCCGAAGGCGATCGAGCCGGCGGTGAAGAAGGCGCAGGCGGCCGGCATCACGGTCGTCGCGGTCGACGTCGCGGCGGCCGGCGCGAACGCGACCGTGCAGACCAACAACGTGAAGGCCGGCGAGCTGGCGTGCGACTACATCGCGAAGAAACTCAACGGCAAGGGCAACGTGATCATCGAGAACGGCCCGCAGGTATCGGCCGTGATCGATCGCGTCAACGGCTGCAAGACCGTGCTCGCGAAAAACGCGGGCATCAAGCTGCTGTCGAGCGACCAGGACGGCAAGGGCTCGCGCGAAGGCGGGATGAACGCGATGCAGGGCTACCTGACGCGCTTTCCGAAGCTCGATGCGGTGTTCACGATCAACGACCCGCAGGCGATCGGCAGCGATCTCGCCGCAAAACAGTTGAACCGTCCGGGTATCGTGATCACGTCGGTCGACGGCGCGCCCGACATCGAGGTCGCGCTCAAGTCCAACACCCTCGTGCAGGCGTCGTCGAGCCAGGACCCGTGGGCGATGGCGCAGCAGGCCGTCAACGTCGGCTACGGGATCATGAACGGCCAGAAGCCGGCCAATCCGATGATCCTGATCGAGCCGACGCTCATCACGCGCGACAACGTGAAGACCTACAAGGGCTGGAGCTCCCCGCGCTGA
- a CDS encoding carbohydrate kinase family protein, with amino-acid sequence MTTTFPRLIVFGEALTDFIRDDAQRWHSVAGGSCWNVARVGARLGVPTAFAGTVSHDIFGDELMRKSADAGLDMRFIRQVDRAPLLAMVVSKQPPHYFFIGENSADLAFDPADLPAGALDAAEVVHIGSLGVVREPLASRLIDVAQAARAAGKRISFDPNYRAPMAAPSYRDTLRRLAGLADWIKVSDEDLHGLFPELDEAAALAQLRAWAPDATMLVTRGASGMQLLHRDTVLFQPAFPTEVADTVGCGDASIGGWVASQLARPDASAAEHLRYAAACAAVACAHAGAYAPTAAEVADMIGRATDTVPSQ; translated from the coding sequence ATGACGACGACGTTCCCCCGCCTGATCGTATTCGGCGAAGCGCTGACCGATTTCATCCGCGACGACGCGCAACGCTGGCACAGCGTCGCCGGCGGCTCATGCTGGAACGTCGCACGCGTCGGCGCGCGACTCGGCGTGCCGACGGCCTTCGCCGGTACGGTCAGCCACGACATCTTCGGCGACGAACTGATGCGCAAGAGCGCCGACGCGGGGCTCGACATGCGCTTCATCCGGCAGGTCGATCGTGCACCGCTGCTCGCGATGGTCGTATCGAAGCAGCCTCCCCACTATTTTTTCATCGGCGAAAACAGCGCCGATCTCGCATTCGACCCGGCAGACCTGCCCGCCGGCGCACTCGACGCGGCGGAGGTCGTGCACATCGGCTCGCTCGGCGTCGTGCGCGAACCGCTCGCGTCGCGCCTGATCGACGTGGCGCAAGCCGCGCGCGCGGCCGGCAAGCGGATCTCGTTCGACCCGAACTACCGTGCGCCGATGGCCGCGCCATCGTATCGCGACACGCTGCGCCGGCTGGCCGGGCTCGCCGACTGGATCAAGGTATCCGACGAAGATCTGCACGGGCTGTTTCCCGAACTCGACGAAGCGGCCGCACTCGCGCAACTGCGCGCGTGGGCGCCCGACGCGACGATGCTCGTCACGCGCGGCGCATCCGGCATGCAGCTCCTGCATCGCGACACCGTGCTGTTCCAGCCCGCGTTCCCGACCGAGGTCGCCGACACGGTCGGCTGCGGCGATGCCAGCATCGGTGGCTGGGTCGCGAGCCAGCTTGCGCGGCCCGATGCATCGGCGGCCGAGCATCTGCGCTACGCGGCCGCGTGCGCGGCGGTCGCCTGTGCGCACGCCGGCGCCTATGCGCCGACGGCGGCGGAAGTGGCCGACATGATCGGTCGCGCTACCGACACCGTGCCCTCGCAATAG
- a CDS encoding SulP family inorganic anion transporter has product MTTAPIRPDAGPQHADHFSVLDAASPPPTRRIGLDALAGLSIAGLLIPEAVAYAGLANLPPQAGLIALLSGLVVYALTGSSRFAIVSSTSSSAAVLAATVLAESGMALAAQLALAAALVAMTGVLFILAGAARLGGMSDFVARPVLRGFTFGLAVTIVIKQLPKILAISVQHSDAPHVALDLITGAPHANLASAVLGATALALLFVLGRGSRVPATLVVIVLSIAAGYAIDWQRYGIAIVGHIDFKHIELGLPQLDRNAWMQTIELAFALMLILYAESYGSIRNFALKHGDSVSPNRDLVALGCANLVSGLLHGMPVGAGYSATSANEAAGAQSRFAGLWAAGVVALIVWLLLPQLARTPEPVLAAIVIFAVSHSLHPSVFRPYWDWHRDRLVVIAALLAVLVLGVLHGLLAAIGVSLLLTLRKLSEPNVSVLGRLRDSHDFVDVASHADAKPVPGVLIVRPEAQLFFANADRMLNRVRALMKAAPDTRTVMLSLEETPDVDGTTIESLRTFAAECTARGLRLAIVRLKVHALHALRRAADDTLHEDAMSELSVDESLQLLQAGMPPDGSDGTVAA; this is encoded by the coding sequence ATGACGACCGCCCCGATCCGCCCCGACGCCGGCCCGCAGCATGCCGACCATTTCTCCGTGCTCGACGCGGCCTCGCCGCCGCCCACGCGGCGCATCGGCCTCGATGCGCTGGCCGGCCTGTCGATCGCCGGCCTGCTGATTCCCGAGGCGGTCGCGTATGCGGGGCTGGCCAACCTGCCGCCGCAGGCAGGTCTCATCGCGCTGCTGTCGGGGCTCGTCGTCTATGCGCTCACGGGCAGTAGCCGCTTCGCGATCGTGTCGTCGACGTCGTCGTCGGCCGCCGTGCTCGCGGCGACCGTGCTCGCCGAATCGGGGATGGCGCTAGCCGCGCAACTCGCGCTGGCGGCCGCGCTGGTCGCGATGACGGGCGTGCTGTTCATCCTGGCGGGCGCCGCGCGGCTCGGCGGCATGTCGGATTTCGTCGCGCGGCCGGTGTTGCGCGGCTTCACGTTCGGCCTCGCGGTGACGATCGTCATCAAGCAGTTGCCGAAGATTCTCGCGATTTCCGTGCAACACAGCGATGCGCCGCATGTCGCGCTCGACCTGATTACCGGCGCCCCGCATGCGAACCTCGCGAGTGCCGTGCTCGGTGCGACCGCGCTGGCGCTGCTGTTCGTGCTCGGACGCGGCTCGCGCGTGCCCGCGACGCTCGTCGTGATCGTGCTGTCGATCGCAGCCGGCTACGCGATCGACTGGCAGCGCTACGGAATCGCGATCGTCGGCCATATCGACTTCAAGCACATCGAATTAGGCTTGCCGCAGCTCGACCGCAATGCGTGGATGCAGACGATCGAACTCGCGTTCGCGCTGATGCTGATCCTGTACGCGGAGTCGTACGGATCGATCCGCAACTTCGCGCTGAAGCATGGCGACAGTGTGTCGCCGAACCGCGACCTCGTCGCGCTCGGCTGCGCGAACCTCGTGTCGGGCCTGCTGCACGGGATGCCGGTCGGTGCCGGCTATTCGGCGACGTCGGCGAACGAGGCGGCCGGCGCGCAGTCGCGCTTCGCCGGCCTGTGGGCGGCCGGCGTGGTCGCGCTGATCGTCTGGCTGTTGCTGCCGCAACTCGCGCGCACGCCGGAGCCCGTGCTCGCGGCGATCGTGATCTTCGCGGTCAGCCACTCGCTGCACCCGTCCGTATTCCGGCCGTACTGGGACTGGCATCGCGACCGGCTCGTCGTGATCGCCGCGCTGCTCGCGGTGCTCGTGCTCGGTGTGCTGCACGGTTTGCTCGCTGCCATCGGCGTGAGCCTGCTGCTGACGCTGCGCAAGCTGTCCGAGCCGAACGTCAGTGTGCTCGGCCGGCTGCGCGACAGCCATGACTTCGTCGATGTCGCGAGCCATGCCGACGCGAAGCCGGTGCCGGGTGTGCTGATCGTGCGGCCCGAGGCGCAACTGTTCTTCGCGAACGCGGACCGGATGCTGAACCGCGTGCGGGCGCTGATGAAGGCCGCGCCGGACACGCGTACCGTGATGCTGAGCCTCGAGGAAACGCCGGATGTCGACGGCACGACGATCGAATCGTTGCGCACGTTCGCGGCCGAATGCACGGCGCGCGGGCTGCGGCTCGCGATCGTGCGGCTCAAGGTGCACGCGCTGCATGCGTTGCGCCGCGCGGCGGACGATACGCTGCACGAAGACGCGATGTCCGAACTGAGCGTCGACGAGAGCCTGCAATTGCTGCAGGCCGGCATGCCGCCGGACGGCAGCGACGGAACGGTCGCCGCGTGA
- a CDS encoding ParB-like protein, producing MALGTDVHLIPVRLDALRPTQMTVGYREVKAKRKHWKALDKRARKAAIESHWFPAVLGPDGLHYITDHHHLGLALIEEGESRVNAMLLKDLSWLDDTIFWRMMEHNQWVHPFGADGTRRDYAHLPKVLTGLEDDPYRSLAGELRTAGGYAKDATPFSEFLWADYLRQHVSLDQIRKNFAKALDLALHRAHDQDARYLPGWSGVIAVKP from the coding sequence ATGGCACTCGGCACCGACGTTCATCTCATTCCGGTCAGGCTCGACGCGCTGCGTCCGACGCAGATGACGGTGGGCTATCGCGAAGTCAAGGCGAAGCGCAAGCACTGGAAGGCGCTCGACAAGCGCGCGCGCAAGGCCGCGATCGAATCGCACTGGTTCCCGGCCGTCCTCGGCCCGGACGGGCTGCACTACATCACCGATCACCACCATCTCGGCCTCGCACTGATCGAGGAGGGCGAGTCGCGCGTGAACGCGATGCTGCTGAAGGATCTGTCGTGGCTCGACGACACGATTTTCTGGCGGATGATGGAGCACAACCAGTGGGTACATCCGTTCGGGGCGGACGGGACGCGCCGCGACTATGCGCATTTGCCGAAGGTGCTGACGGGGCTCGAGGACGATCCGTACCGCAGCCTTGCCGGCGAACTGCGCACGGCGGGCGGTTATGCGAAGGACGCGACGCCGTTCAGCGAATTCCTGTGGGCCGATTACCTGCGCCAGCACGTGTCGCTCGACCAAATTCGCAAGAACTTCGCGAAGGCGCTCGACCTCGCGCTGCACCGCGCGCACGACCAGGATGCGCGCTATCTGCCCGGCTGGTCGGGCGTCATCGCCGTCAAACCCTGA
- a CDS encoding GNAT family N-acetyltransferase, translated as MNERSAAALPVLETARLWLRPRVLADLDACLAMDRDPEVTRHIAGPWHDPDEHRRFVTHRITRDYPPGLGYWSIFEKAAPDAFIGWVLLIPDYADGARDVEIGWRLVRTTWGRGVASEAAAAVVRHAFDTVRLPRVIADIAEANSGSLNVARKLGMRRVNVVHDGIPYIRHRLERNDLRA; from the coding sequence ATGAACGAACGTTCCGCCGCCGCGCTGCCCGTGCTCGAAACCGCCAGGCTGTGGCTGCGTCCGCGCGTGCTGGCCGATCTCGATGCGTGCCTCGCGATGGATCGCGATCCCGAGGTCACGCGGCACATCGCGGGCCCGTGGCACGATCCAGACGAGCATCGCCGCTTCGTCACGCACCGGATCACGCGTGACTATCCGCCGGGCCTCGGCTACTGGTCGATCTTCGAGAAGGCCGCGCCCGATGCGTTCATCGGCTGGGTCCTGCTGATTCCCGACTATGCGGACGGTGCGCGCGATGTCGAGATCGGCTGGCGCCTCGTGCGCACGACATGGGGGCGCGGCGTCGCGAGCGAGGCTGCGGCCGCCGTCGTGCGGCACGCATTCGATACCGTGCGCCTGCCGCGCGTGATTGCCGATATCGCCGAGGCCAACAGCGGTTCGCTGAATGTCGCGCGCAAGCTCGGGATGCGTCGCGTGAACGTCGTGCACGACGGCATTCCTTACATTCGTCATCGTCTCGAGCGCAACGATCTGCGCGCGTAG
- a CDS encoding MFS transporter, whose product MSWTREQRNVTIAAYLGWTLDAFDFFLMVFVLKDIAAEFASTIPAVAFALTLTLAMRPLGALIFGRLADRFGRRPTLMVNIACYSLLELASGFAPSLTALLVLRALFGIAMGGEWGVGSALTMETVPTHARGFVSGLLQAGYPSGYLLASVVFGLFYQYIGWRGMFMIGVLPALLVLYVRAHVPESPAWKQMEKRPRPSLGATLKQNWKLTIYAIVLMTAFNFFSHGTQDLYPTFLREQHHFDPHTVSWITIVLNIGAIVGGLTFGAISERIGRRRAIFIAALIALPVLPLWAFSSGPVALAAGAFLMQISVQGAWGVIPVHLNEISPDEIRATFPGVVYQLGNLLASGNATMQASLAVSNDNNYSFALALVAGIVAVVIAVLILFSRERRGIDMTQSVNTRSTVG is encoded by the coding sequence ATGAGCTGGACCCGCGAACAACGCAACGTCACGATCGCCGCCTACCTGGGCTGGACGCTCGATGCGTTCGATTTTTTCCTGATGGTTTTCGTGCTGAAGGACATCGCCGCCGAATTCGCGTCGACGATCCCCGCCGTTGCGTTCGCGCTCACGCTGACGCTCGCGATGCGCCCGCTCGGCGCACTGATCTTCGGCCGGCTCGCCGACCGCTTCGGCCGCCGCCCGACGCTGATGGTCAACATCGCGTGCTATTCGCTGCTCGAACTCGCGTCGGGTTTCGCGCCGAGCCTGACCGCGCTGCTCGTACTGCGCGCGCTGTTCGGCATCGCGATGGGCGGCGAATGGGGCGTCGGCTCCGCGCTGACGATGGAAACCGTGCCGACCCATGCGCGCGGTTTCGTGTCGGGGCTGCTGCAGGCCGGCTATCCGAGCGGCTATCTGCTCGCGTCCGTCGTATTCGGTCTCTTCTACCAGTACATCGGCTGGCGCGGCATGTTCATGATCGGCGTGCTGCCCGCGCTGCTCGTGCTGTACGTGCGCGCGCACGTGCCCGAATCGCCGGCGTGGAAGCAGATGGAGAAACGCCCGCGCCCGAGCCTCGGGGCCACGCTGAAGCAGAACTGGAAGCTCACGATCTACGCGATCGTGCTGATGACCGCGTTCAACTTCTTCTCGCACGGCACGCAGGATCTCTATCCGACCTTCCTGCGCGAGCAGCATCACTTCGATCCGCATACCGTGTCGTGGATCACGATCGTGCTGAACATCGGCGCGATCGTCGGCGGCCTGACGTTCGGGGCGATCTCGGAACGGATCGGCCGGCGTCGCGCGATCTTCATCGCCGCGCTGATCGCGCTGCCGGTGCTGCCGCTGTGGGCGTTCTCGAGCGGCCCGGTTGCCCTCGCCGCGGGCGCGTTCCTGATGCAGATCTCGGTACAGGGCGCGTGGGGCGTGATACCGGTTCACCTGAACGAGATCTCGCCCGACGAGATCCGCGCGACCTTCCCCGGCGTCGTCTACCAGCTCGGCAACCTGCTCGCGTCCGGCAACGCGACGATGCAGGCGTCGCTCGCCGTTTCGAACGACAACAATTACAGTTTCGCGCTCGCGCTGGTGGCCGGCATCGTCGCCGTCGTGATCGCCGTGCTGATCCTGTTCAGCCGCGAGCGGCGCGGCATCGACATGACGCAATCGGTCAATACACGTAGCACGGTCGGCTGA
- a CDS encoding TetR/AcrR family transcriptional regulator — translation MAVSQEGRPSAGRPSGTRSSGTRQTGGTKARILDAAEDLFIEHGFEAMSMRQITSRAAVNLAAVNYHFGSKEALIHAMLSRRLDQLNQERLGILDRFDAQLGTHITCEHVLGAMFIPALKASRNPDRGGPGFLRLIGRAYTDPSPFVRNFLTAHYASVAGRFFDAFQRALPHLPRTELGWRLHFAIGALSGALAGAETESLIDEFSQGRTMNDVQMIARLSSLIVAALKAPMPDSAQLSIFAAVLDDAGASEAFGLPSGAAAADTATLHSAN, via the coding sequence ATGGCAGTAAGTCAGGAGGGGCGGCCGTCCGCGGGACGGCCGTCCGGGACGCGGTCATCCGGCACTCGGCAGACCGGCGGGACGAAGGCGCGCATCCTCGATGCGGCCGAGGACCTGTTCATCGAGCATGGCTTCGAGGCGATGTCGATGCGGCAGATCACGTCGCGCGCGGCGGTCAACCTCGCGGCGGTCAACTACCACTTCGGCAGCAAGGAAGCGCTGATCCACGCGATGCTGTCGCGCCGGCTCGATCAGCTGAACCAGGAGCGCCTCGGCATCCTCGACCGCTTCGATGCGCAGCTCGGCACGCACATCACCTGCGAGCACGTGCTCGGCGCGATGTTCATTCCCGCGCTGAAGGCATCGCGCAACCCGGACCGCGGCGGGCCCGGGTTCCTCCGGCTGATCGGTCGCGCGTACACCGATCCGTCGCCGTTCGTGCGCAACTTCCTGACCGCGCACTACGCGAGCGTCGCGGGCCGCTTCTTCGACGCGTTCCAGCGCGCGTTGCCGCACCTGCCGCGCACGGAGCTCGGCTGGCGGCTGCACTTCGCGATCGGCGCGCTGTCCGGCGCGCTCGCGGGTGCCGAGACGGAAAGCCTGATCGACGAATTCTCGCAAGGCCGCACGATGAACGACGTGCAGATGATCGCGCGGCTGTCATCGCTGATCGTCGCCGCGCTGAAGGCGCCGATGCCCGACAGCGCACAACTGTCGATCTTCGCGGCGGTACTCGACGACGCGGGAGCAAGCGAAGCGTTCGGGCTGCCGTCGGGTGCGGCAGCCGCCGATACGGCGACGCTGCATTCCGCGAACTGA
- a CDS encoding AMP-binding protein, producing the protein MSSSAASAAAQVPPNTDGIWYASYPPGVPHEIDVAQYASLVQFFDECTTRFAARVAYVSAGASMTYRTLAQKVDAFASYLQSLGVKPGDRVAIMLPNTFQYPVVLFGTLKAGAIVVNVNPLYTARELAHQLKDSGAQTIVVFENFASTLQEALPETQVKNIVVTALGDLLADGFNAKGRLINFVLKHVKKLVPAYHLPQAIRLRSALALGARGKPQPVQTTRDDLAFLQYTGGTTGVAKGAMLTHGNLIANLLQAKAWIADQVSGDVETVLTPLPLYHIYSLTVNAFIFMGLGGRNILIANPRDMKMVMKIIRNETFTGITGINTLYNAFLDNEEFRKRDFSKLKLAMAGGMAMQRAVAERFQQVTGRPVVEGYGLTECSPIVTMNPVNLNDMASFSGSIGLPAPSTVVRFRREDGTWAAVGEPGELCVHGPQVMRGYWQRPDETAKVIDADGWLGTGDIGVMDERGFIRLIDRKKDMILVSGFNVYPNEIEEVLVMHPGISEAAAIGIPDEVQGERIKVFVVRRDPSLTVDDVLAHCRKNLTGYKMPKFVEFRDALPQTNVGKILRRALRDEELAKIKAAKQG; encoded by the coding sequence ATGTCATCTTCCGCAGCATCCGCAGCGGCCCAGGTTCCGCCGAACACCGACGGCATCTGGTACGCGTCATACCCGCCCGGCGTACCGCACGAAATCGACGTCGCGCAATACGCGTCGCTCGTGCAGTTCTTCGACGAATGCACGACGCGCTTCGCCGCGCGCGTCGCCTACGTGAGCGCGGGCGCATCGATGACCTATCGCACGCTCGCGCAGAAAGTCGACGCGTTCGCGTCGTATCTGCAAAGCCTCGGCGTGAAGCCCGGCGACCGCGTCGCGATCATGCTGCCGAACACGTTCCAGTATCCGGTCGTGCTGTTCGGCACGCTGAAGGCCGGCGCGATCGTCGTCAACGTCAACCCGCTCTACACCGCGCGCGAACTTGCGCACCAGTTGAAGGACAGCGGCGCGCAGACGATCGTCGTGTTCGAGAACTTCGCGAGCACGCTGCAGGAGGCGCTGCCGGAAACGCAGGTGAAGAACATCGTCGTCACCGCGCTCGGCGACCTGCTCGCCGACGGCTTCAATGCGAAAGGACGCCTGATCAATTTCGTGCTGAAGCACGTGAAGAAGCTCGTGCCGGCCTACCACCTGCCGCAGGCGATCCGGCTGCGCTCCGCACTCGCGCTCGGCGCACGCGGCAAACCGCAGCCCGTGCAGACGACGCGCGACGACCTCGCGTTCCTGCAATACACGGGGGGCACGACGGGCGTCGCGAAAGGTGCGATGCTCACGCACGGCAACCTGATCGCGAACCTGCTGCAGGCGAAGGCGTGGATCGCCGACCAGGTCTCGGGCGACGTCGAAACCGTGCTCACGCCGCTGCCGCTTTATCACATCTATTCGCTGACCGTGAACGCGTTCATCTTCATGGGGCTCGGCGGGCGCAACATCCTGATCGCGAACCCGCGCGACATGAAGATGGTGATGAAGATCATCCGCAACGAAACGTTCACGGGGATCACCGGCATCAACACGCTGTACAACGCGTTCCTCGACAACGAGGAATTCCGCAAGCGCGACTTCTCGAAGCTCAAGCTCGCGATGGCGGGCGGGATGGCGATGCAGCGCGCGGTCGCGGAGCGCTTCCAGCAGGTGACGGGCCGGCCGGTGGTCGAAGGCTACGGCCTCACCGAATGCTCGCCGATCGTCACGATGAACCCCGTAAACCTGAACGACATGGCCTCGTTCAGCGGGTCGATCGGCCTGCCCGCGCCGTCCACCGTCGTGCGCTTTCGCCGCGAGGACGGCACCTGGGCCGCCGTCGGCGAGCCGGGCGAGCTGTGCGTGCATGGTCCGCAGGTGATGCGCGGCTACTGGCAGCGTCCGGACGAGACGGCAAAGGTGATCGACGCCGACGGCTGGCTCGGCACCGGCGACATCGGCGTGATGGACGAACGCGGCTTCATTCGCCTCATCGACCGCAAGAAGGACATGATCCTCGTGTCCGGCTTCAACGTGTATCCGAACGAGATCGAGGAAGTGCTCGTGATGCACCCCGGCATCAGCGAGGCCGCCGCGATCGGCATTCCGGACGAGGTGCAGGGCGAGCGGATCAAGGTGTTCGTCGTGCGCCGCGACCCGTCGCTCACGGTCGACGACGTGCTCGCGCACTGCCGCAAGAACCTGACCGGCTACAAGATGCCGAAATTCGTCGAGTTCCGCGACGCCCTGCCGCAGACGAACGTCGGCAAGATCCTGCGCCGCGCGCTGCGCGACGAGGAACTCGCCAAAATCAAGGCCGCGAAGCAAGGCTGA
- a CDS encoding DUF1571 domain-containing protein: MNAGKKRSARHAAAAAVACMLALARPGLHAQETAEAASAAQEVALPADLAKVTREPVAQQARWLRTAAQRGTLAQLDDATLAALFKALDPLAVPLYIRHGPNGYPSYQFTMVRQERISGKWSDTPDRMLVKTTREPLRVYAKWLPGGAHAGQETIYDTTQRKDEMYGHLGGLLGKIPLWTALDGALARAQSNHQVKDLGTEFITNLYLTEGKKYLEAGVQRPTQVEAKTIGGVRVVALTYETPTGRPQFYAKKEVLGLDLHAPYFRTVESYDNDGKIFERIVIEKIAPATLDDTAFDPKNPDYAF, encoded by the coding sequence ATGAACGCAGGAAAGAAGCGCAGCGCGCGGCACGCCGCCGCCGCGGCAGTCGCATGCATGCTGGCGCTCGCTCGGCCGGGGCTGCATGCACAGGAAACGGCCGAGGCCGCGAGTGCGGCACAGGAAGTCGCGCTGCCGGCGGACCTGGCGAAAGTCACGCGCGAGCCGGTCGCGCAACAGGCGCGCTGGCTGCGCACGGCCGCGCAGCGCGGCACGCTCGCGCAACTCGACGACGCAACGCTCGCGGCGCTCTTCAAGGCGCTCGATCCGCTCGCCGTGCCGCTCTATATCCGTCATGGTCCTAACGGCTATCCGTCGTACCAGTTCACGATGGTGCGTCAGGAGCGCATCAGCGGGAAATGGTCCGACACGCCCGACCGCATGCTCGTGAAGACCACGCGCGAGCCGCTGCGGGTGTATGCGAAATGGCTGCCGGGCGGTGCGCATGCCGGACAGGAGACGATCTACGACACGACGCAGCGCAAGGACGAGATGTACGGCCATCTCGGCGGCCTGCTCGGCAAGATTCCGTTGTGGACGGCGCTCGACGGCGCGCTCGCGCGCGCTCAGTCGAATCACCAGGTGAAGGATCTCGGCACCGAGTTCATCACGAACCTGTACCTGACCGAAGGGAAGAAATACCTGGAAGCCGGCGTGCAGCGGCCGACCCAGGTGGAGGCAAAGACGATCGGCGGCGTGCGCGTCGTCGCGCTCACCTACGAAACGCCGACCGGCCGGCCTCAGTTCTACGCGAAGAAGGAAGTCCTCGGGCTCGACCTGCACGCACCCTATTTCCGGACCGTCGAATCCTATGACAACGACGGCAAGATCTTCGAGCGGATCGTCATCGAGAAAATCGCGCCGGCGACGCTCGACGACACCGCATTCGACCCGAAAAACCCCGACTACGCGTTCTGA
- a CDS encoding PXPV repeat protein: MNKRRWAGWVGGVALLASGSAMAGHVDLSVGIGVPVAPVYVEPAPVYVAPQPAVVAYPGYGYGYYGDDDDDRYRKWRKHQYKQWRRHHGGDDDD; this comes from the coding sequence ATGAACAAGAGGCGATGGGCAGGGTGGGTCGGCGGCGTGGCGCTGCTGGCTTCCGGCAGTGCAATGGCGGGGCATGTCGACCTGTCGGTCGGCATCGGCGTACCGGTCGCACCGGTCTATGTCGAGCCGGCACCGGTCTATGTGGCGCCGCAGCCGGCCGTGGTCGCCTATCCGGGCTATGGATACGGCTACTATGGCGATGACGACGACGATCGCTACCGGAAGTGGCGCAAGCACCAATACAAGCAATGGCGCCGGCACCACGGCGGCGACGATGACGATTGA
- the hfq gene encoding RNA chaperone Hfq → MANPAESHPQNDFINAARKERKRVEIYLVNGIRLTGCIESFDQYLVMLRTPVGLQGIYKRAISTIQLDTGGSRPGGGGPRGPRTGGRPGGREGGGHSPYGSHGGPRESRGDGGGYGSREPREGYGSREPREGYGSREPREGYGAPREPREPRESYGTPRDTGDASGNASPSDARGGNGPVIVTRRRRIVPDGQ, encoded by the coding sequence ATGGCCAATCCCGCAGAATCCCATCCGCAAAACGACTTCATCAATGCGGCGCGCAAGGAACGTAAGCGCGTTGAAATCTATCTCGTCAACGGCATTCGCCTGACGGGGTGTATCGAGTCGTTCGACCAGTATCTGGTGATGCTGCGCACCCCCGTGGGTCTGCAAGGCATCTACAAGCGTGCGATTTCCACGATCCAGCTCGACACGGGCGGCTCGCGCCCGGGCGGCGGCGGTCCCCGCGGGCCGCGCACCGGCGGGCGCCCCGGCGGCCGTGAAGGCGGCGGTCACAGCCCGTACGGCTCGCACGGCGGCCCGCGCGAATCGCGCGGCGACGGCGGCGGCTACGGTTCCCGCGAACCGCGTGAAGGCTATGGCTCCCGCGAGCCGCGCGAGGGTTACGGCTCGCGTGAACCGCGCGAAGGCTACGGCGCACCGCGCGAACCCCGTGAACCGCGCGAAAGCTACGGCACGCCGCGCGACACCGGCGACGCATCCGGCAACGCGTCGCCGTCGGATGCACGCGGCGGCAACGGGCCGGTCATCGTCACGCGCCGCCGGCGAATCGTGCCGGACGGCCAGTAA